A single window of Nitrospirota bacterium DNA harbors:
- a CDS encoding MerR family transcriptional regulator, which translates to MPKKMGTKSVCEKVGISPRQLEYWVLIGVVKPKTEPHGTKIFRKFSEEDIYLLKRVKNLTDEGVLVSRAAEKVKRTTGVVL; encoded by the coding sequence ATGCCAAAAAAAATGGGAACAAAATCCGTGTGTGAAAAGGTGGGCATTTCGCCCCGTCAACTGGAATACTGGGTTTTAATTGGCGTGGTCAAACCGAAAACAGAACCTCACGGGACTAAAATTTTCAGAAAATTTTCAGAAGAAGATATCTATTTACTGAAACGGGTGAAAAATCTGACAGACGAAGGGGTGTTGGTCAGCCGGGCGGCCGAAAAGGTTAAACGAACCACCGGGGTGGTTTTATAA
- a CDS encoding purine-binding chemotaxis protein CheW, translated as MAKTTKKARNIKTNKTGKKTKKVDRERGEAFSAEPGSFSNPESAETMPIGATTIFEGDKDSVQKDGEGTSPDTRSSLGRGEEIENDPEKGQNESGGQVVELLGFLLGHEEYSIQVDQVKEIIRPIELTSIPRSSPILMGIISLRGIIIPLFNLKNRFVSLQSENGENRQEMADSLKRFVIIQTHRGSLGLLADKVTEVMKIKESHIKPSPPLLNKEGQVLIRGIVNFKERLVILLHTNRVIEVIEKEMEEAGRS; from the coding sequence ATGGCTAAAACGACTAAAAAGGCTCGAAACATTAAAACAAATAAAACAGGCAAGAAAACTAAAAAGGTTGACCGTGAAAGAGGAGAAGCCTTCAGCGCGGAGCCAGGTTCTTTTTCAAATCCTGAAAGCGCCGAAACGATGCCCATTGGGGCAACGACGATATTCGAAGGGGATAAGGATTCGGTTCAAAAGGATGGCGAAGGGACATCTCCCGATACCCGGTCGTCCCTGGGGAGGGGCGAGGAAATTGAAAACGATCCGGAAAAGGGTCAAAACGAATCCGGGGGACAGGTGGTTGAGTTATTGGGCTTCCTTCTCGGCCATGAGGAATACTCGATTCAGGTCGATCAGGTTAAAGAAATTATTCGGCCCATTGAATTAACCTCGATTCCGAGAAGTTCCCCGATTCTGATGGGAATAATCTCTTTGAGAGGAATCATTATTCCGCTGTTTAATTTAAAAAACAGATTTGTCAGTCTTCAATCGGAAAATGGAGAAAACCGGCAGGAAATGGCGGATTCTTTGAAACGATTTGTGATCATCCAAACCCATCGGGGGAGCCTGGGGCTTCTCGCGGATAAAGTGACGGAGGTCATGAAGATTAAGGAGAGTCATATTAAACCTTCTCCCCCTTTATTGAATAAAGAGGGCCAGGTGTTGATCCGCGGGATTGTGAATTTTAAAGAACGGCTCGTCATCCTGCTGCACACAAACCGTGTTATCGAAGTGATTGAAAAGGAAATGGAAGAGGCCGGCAGGTCATAA
- a CDS encoding HAMP domain-containing protein, with protein sequence MFSNQKSLAGRFLFHISWFSLLISSVIILFSKTMIENELQNAAIPTDEKIKNILWIHIGSIAFLIPSGIAVAVLLLKILTRPLKEMTLMTIDISKGDFSRRMAVKSNDELDALAKTLNQMTDNLKRVILRFQEFYNEVVSMSLKILSSSEKVTQSTSTQVEFVEKTKAVTGRSLQEISDGISILLSASDTTSSSLLEMGASIGDISNQTEALSSAVDTTSASLIEMTSSIKEVSENVVRLSITAEKMADAVNAIDSSVKEVERIAKEAAQISEKVSSDAHELGVQAIVKTIEGMKKIKGTVEKTSHVIKRLGKSSEEIGKILTVINEVTKQTNLLALNAAILAAQAGEQGKGFTVVAEEIKKLADKTALSTNEISHLISNVQTETRDAVNSIQIGYESVEEGMRFSLAAGDAVGKILESSKTSALMARKIEEATGEQVKGICTVKGAVEEITSMSKEIVRATREQKKGGEQIMNATEKMRMVSKKVRLSTEEQVQGSRQITQAAENVNSKIQGMVKAIDEQKKWHDLAGASILEIEKIAYSHFQMANEMTGLIRQLVKQTELLKEDTQQIKV encoded by the coding sequence ATGTTTTCAAATCAAAAAAGTCTTGCGGGAAGGTTTTTATTTCATATCAGCTGGTTTTCCCTCCTGATCAGTTCCGTGATCATTCTGTTTTCAAAAACAATGATTGAGAATGAATTACAAAACGCCGCGATTCCAACGGATGAAAAGATTAAAAATATTTTATGGATTCATATTGGATCCATCGCCTTTTTAATCCCGTCAGGAATCGCTGTTGCCGTGTTGTTGCTTAAAATCCTGACCCGGCCCCTAAAGGAAATGACCTTGATGACGATTGACATTTCTAAAGGGGACTTCAGCCGCAGAATGGCAGTGAAATCGAATGACGAATTGGACGCGCTGGCGAAAACCCTTAATCAAATGACCGATAATCTTAAGCGGGTCATTTTACGTTTTCAAGAATTTTACAACGAGGTCGTGTCCATGTCCTTAAAGATTCTATCTTCCTCGGAAAAGGTGACCCAGAGCACCTCCACTCAGGTCGAATTCGTTGAAAAGACAAAGGCGGTAACCGGCAGATCCCTTCAAGAGATTTCTGACGGGATTTCCATTTTGCTGTCCGCGTCGGATACAACCTCCTCCTCGCTTCTCGAAATGGGGGCCAGCATCGGCGATATTTCTAACCAGACCGAAGCGCTTTCAAGCGCTGTAGATACAACGTCAGCCTCTCTTATCGAGATGACTTCCTCCATAAAAGAGGTGTCGGAAAATGTCGTGCGCTTATCGATTACGGCGGAGAAAATGGCCGACGCTGTCAACGCCATAGACTCTTCCGTGAAAGAGGTCGAAAGAATTGCCAAAGAGGCGGCTCAAATCTCCGAGAAGGTCAGTTCGGACGCTCATGAACTTGGAGTCCAGGCCATTGTTAAAACCATTGAAGGGATGAAAAAAATCAAGGGAACCGTTGAAAAAACCTCCCATGTGATAAAGCGGTTGGGTAAGAGCTCTGAGGAAATCGGAAAGATCCTCACCGTGATCAACGAAGTGACGAAACAGACGAATCTATTGGCGCTTAACGCGGCGATTCTCGCCGCCCAGGCCGGGGAACAGGGAAAAGGGTTCACAGTCGTCGCTGAAGAAATAAAAAAACTTGCGGATAAAACCGCTTTGTCCACGAATGAAATTTCTCATCTGATCAGTAATGTTCAGACGGAAACGAGAGACGCGGTTAACTCCATCCAAATCGGTTATGAGAGCGTGGAAGAGGGAATGCGCTTTTCTCTCGCGGCAGGAGACGCAGTCGGGAAGATTCTCGAAAGTTCAAAGACCTCTGCGTTGATGGCAAGAAAAATAGAAGAAGCGACGGGGGAACAGGTAAAGGGAATTTGTACGGTCAAGGGAGCCGTCGAAGAAATAACCTCCATGTCCAAAGAGATTGTCCGGGCCACCCGGGAGCAGAAGAAGGGAGGCGAGCAGATTATGAATGCCACCGAAAAAATGAGGATGGTTTCAAAGAAGGTTCGTCTTTCGACCGAAGAACAGGTTCAGGGGAGCCGGCAAATTACCCAGGCCGCGGAAAACGTTAACTCCAAAATTCAGGGAATGGTCAAAGCCATCGATGAGCAAAAGAAATGGCACGACCTGGCCGGAGCTTCAATCCTTGAGATTGAAAAAATTGCTTATTCTCATTTTCAGATGGCAAATGAAATGACCGGTTTGATCAGACAATTGGTCAAGCAGACCGAATTATTAAAAGAAGATACCCAACAAATCAAGGTGTGA
- a CDS encoding chemotaxis protein CheW: MMDSNFQILHFNVQKKGFSLPLAGIVEIIYFKPPMEVPHLHEPFKGVIDLRDKVIPVIDLRQLLEFKPAGDVPAEHILIIKFKKTFMGLIVDEVKDVLYLSAGQLQPATFQHEEQNKYLRGIFKHKDELIMLLDLDRVMDLEAYQMLNQLV; encoded by the coding sequence ATGATGGACTCAAACTTCCAAATTCTTCATTTTAACGTTCAGAAGAAAGGGTTTTCACTTCCCCTGGCCGGCATCGTCGAAATTATTTATTTTAAGCCGCCCATGGAAGTTCCTCATTTACATGAACCTTTTAAGGGCGTAATTGACCTGAGGGATAAAGTGATTCCGGTTATTGATTTAAGGCAATTGCTTGAATTCAAGCCCGCCGGGGATGTTCCCGCTGAACATATCCTGATTATTAAGTTTAAAAAAACATTCATGGGCTTGATTGTGGATGAAGTCAAAGACGTTCTTTATCTCTCAGCGGGCCAATTGCAGCCCGCGACCTTTCAGCATGAGGAACAAAATAAATATTTAAGAGGGATTTTTAAACATAAAGATGAACTCATTATGCTGTTGGATCTCGACAGGGTAATGGATTTGGAAGCTTACCAAATGTTGAATCAGCTGGTGTGA
- a CDS encoding response regulator gives MTTCVKCKETIELSENIKNITDEVICPKCHARFKVKWKMDLELVPEMELAPVQEKTPSKKILVAVDGEATQEVMREVLTREGFEVFLAGTGKEALSILEKERPEVAYLDVALPQVLGFEICEIIKESSQLKGTKVILVSSIYDKTRYKREPKSLYGADDYIERHHIQDLLIPKLNQLFQTENVIVAPTVPSGPPVFEEEQTDNLPVTGEAQPEEACQPAAVIEPVQEEELSFLEGANEFLLEDAREEEPVSQEVPLESPAETSPLSSEEKVQHEEAKRLARIIISDIALYNQTAIEEGIESGNVEELLKNEIQEAEKLYQERIPREIREGTSYLHEALHDLVERKKKFMKQQK, from the coding sequence ATGACCACCTGTGTAAAATGTAAAGAAACCATTGAATTGTCGGAAAACATCAAAAACATAACGGATGAAGTCATCTGTCCTAAATGTCACGCTCGATTTAAGGTCAAATGGAAAATGGACCTGGAGCTTGTTCCCGAAATGGAATTGGCTCCCGTTCAGGAGAAGACTCCGTCCAAAAAAATTCTGGTCGCGGTTGACGGAGAAGCGACTCAGGAAGTGATGAGGGAGGTTTTGACGCGGGAAGGTTTCGAAGTTTTTCTAGCCGGAACCGGTAAAGAGGCCCTCTCGATCCTGGAAAAAGAGCGCCCGGAAGTGGCCTATCTCGACGTGGCCCTTCCCCAGGTCCTCGGTTTTGAAATTTGTGAAATCATCAAAGAAAGTTCTCAACTGAAAGGAACAAAGGTCATTTTGGTTTCCTCCATCTACGACAAAACTCGTTATAAAAGGGAACCGAAGTCTCTTTATGGAGCCGACGATTATATTGAAAGACACCATATTCAAGATTTATTAATCCCGAAACTCAATCAATTATTTCAAACTGAAAACGTGATCGTTGCTCCAACGGTTCCATCCGGCCCTCCGGTTTTCGAGGAGGAACAGACGGATAACCTTCCGGTTACCGGGGAGGCGCAGCCCGAAGAAGCGTGCCAACCGGCGGCTGTGATCGAACCTGTTCAGGAAGAAGAGTTGTCTTTTCTGGAGGGAGCCAATGAATTTCTTCTTGAGGACGCAAGAGAGGAAGAACCGGTTTCTCAGGAGGTTCCCCTGGAGTCCCCTGCAGAAACATCTCCCCTTTCTTCCGAGGAAAAGGTTCAGCATGAGGAAGCCAAACGGTTGGCCAGGATTATTATTTCCGATATCGCGCTTTATAATCAAACCGCCATTGAAGAGGGCATTGAAAGCGGCAACGTAGAGGAATTGCTTAAAAATGAGATTCAAGAGGCGGAAAAGCTTTATCAGGAGAGAATTCCCAGGGAGATTCGGGAAGGGACCTCATATTTGCACGAAGCCCTGCACGATTTGGTTGAACGGAAAAAGAAATTTATGAAACAACAAAAGTGA
- a CDS encoding HEAT repeat domain-containing protein, whose product MSNEQDLIELKHPNIENRLRAIEHLGQEGAKGSLNQVIECLQSPEWRIRKEAVHGICQFPPDRDLFEPLIEALKKSTDPGEKNSLVEIFVEFGPKAVAPLMTHFQEMTPDVKKLCLDIFGDIGSRDASYLVIRCLKDENPNIQIAAIEALGKLKENRGVDDLVGFLSHEDHLLSFAAIKSLEQIGDTRSVEPLIRLLGKNFLERAALKALGQLGDISALNPIVNSLQGGSQKVKKSAIEALMDLQEQMVQQNEIKIIGRLREIYNKNIMLFLLEILKNPEEEAQVIRGTIRILGWMGELMSITALVPFMEGMHKEEAIQAIIRMKRGGVDTLVSLLPKVEGATREGVIKCLGEMGDRKAVNPLLKLATDPVGHVRQSLAVTLGKLGDVAATKVLIQLMDDPYQNVQEAAVQALRKFKDLGLISECIHLLNHEKINFRRNSIRLIGYFKAKEAVPQLALSLKDQDPVIRKETLLALKNMENLNIKEWVTYALADESPEVRLSALSCFEGHSEIQLAPFVDILKKDESIWVRSSLARLLGGAKVESALKVLVELLNDPVGLVQIGAIETMSHFHDPQLNLLLVEKLKSEDSEVQSAALAALGEMGDPSLGGLLEGFLGHESWNLRAAAVRSIGKIKYRSAFQRIEKMSMDDPDKLVRKSAQYAMEMILG is encoded by the coding sequence ATGAGTAACGAACAAGACCTGATTGAATTGAAACATCCTAATATCGAGAACCGCTTAAGGGCGATTGAACATTTGGGTCAGGAAGGGGCAAAAGGTTCTTTAAACCAGGTTATCGAGTGTTTACAATCCCCTGAATGGAGAATTCGAAAAGAGGCCGTGCATGGCATTTGCCAATTTCCGCCCGATAGAGACCTGTTTGAGCCCTTAATTGAGGCGTTAAAGAAATCCACCGATCCAGGGGAAAAAAACAGCCTCGTGGAAATCTTTGTTGAATTCGGACCTAAAGCAGTGGCCCCCTTAATGACCCATTTTCAGGAAATGACTCCGGACGTCAAGAAACTCTGTCTTGACATTTTCGGGGACATTGGGAGCCGGGATGCTTCCTACCTTGTGATTCGGTGCCTTAAAGACGAAAATCCCAATATTCAGATCGCAGCGATTGAAGCCCTGGGTAAACTGAAGGAAAATCGGGGCGTCGATGACCTGGTGGGTTTTCTTTCCCATGAGGATCATCTGCTTAGCTTCGCCGCAATCAAGTCGCTGGAACAAATTGGGGATACGAGATCTGTGGAGCCTCTGATTCGGCTTTTAGGCAAAAATTTTTTGGAAAGGGCGGCTCTCAAGGCCCTTGGACAGCTGGGTGATATTTCTGCCTTAAACCCGATTGTTAATTCCCTTCAGGGGGGTTCTCAAAAGGTAAAAAAATCGGCTATCGAAGCTCTGATGGATCTCCAGGAACAGATGGTTCAGCAAAATGAGATTAAGATCATCGGTCGGTTGAGAGAAATATACAACAAAAATATCATGTTATTCCTTTTAGAGATCTTAAAGAACCCTGAAGAGGAGGCTCAGGTTATCCGTGGAACGATCCGGATTTTGGGGTGGATGGGCGAACTCATGAGCATCACGGCCCTGGTTCCGTTTATGGAGGGAATGCATAAGGAAGAGGCGATTCAAGCCATTATTCGAATGAAAAGAGGGGGAGTCGATACTCTGGTGTCGTTGCTTCCCAAGGTCGAGGGCGCGACGCGCGAGGGCGTCATTAAGTGCCTTGGGGAAATGGGCGACCGAAAAGCGGTTAACCCTCTTTTAAAATTAGCCACAGACCCCGTGGGACATGTCAGGCAAAGCCTGGCTGTGACGCTGGGAAAACTTGGAGACGTCGCGGCGACAAAGGTTCTGATTCAGTTGATGGACGATCCCTATCAAAATGTTCAGGAAGCGGCAGTTCAAGCGTTGCGTAAGTTTAAAGACCTGGGTTTGATTTCGGAATGCATTCATCTTTTGAATCATGAAAAAATAAATTTTCGGAGGAACAGCATTCGCCTGATCGGTTATTTTAAAGCAAAAGAAGCCGTTCCTCAACTGGCCCTGTCTCTCAAGGATCAGGATCCCGTCATCAGAAAAGAAACCCTTCTCGCGCTAAAAAATATGGAGAATTTAAATATTAAAGAATGGGTAACCTATGCGTTGGCGGATGAATCTCCGGAGGTCCGTTTGTCCGCCCTTTCCTGTTTTGAGGGCCATTCTGAAATTCAGCTTGCCCCTTTCGTGGATATCCTGAAAAAAGACGAATCCATCTGGGTCAGGTCTTCTCTTGCCAGGCTTCTAGGCGGGGCGAAAGTAGAATCCGCTTTAAAAGTGTTAGTCGAATTGCTTAATGATCCGGTTGGGCTTGTGCAAATCGGAGCCATCGAAACGATGTCGCATTTCCATGACCCTCAATTAAACCTCCTTCTGGTCGAAAAGTTAAAAAGCGAGGATTCCGAAGTCCAAAGCGCGGCCCTTGCGGCCCTGGGGGAAATGGGTGATCCTTCTTTAGGGGGGTTGCTGGAGGGGTTTTTGGGCCACGAGAGTTGGAATCTGAGAGCTGCCGCTGTAAGATCGATTGGAAAAATAAAATACAGATCGGCTTTTCAGAGAATCGAAAAAATGTCCATGGACGATCCGGACAAGTTAGTCAGAAAGTCGGCTCAATATGCAATGGAAATGATTCTCGGGTAA
- a CDS encoding protein-glutamate O-methyltransferase CheR, whose product MFTPLELHESDQKIIFSDDTFRLFQDLMRQKAGIILDDKGKEFVRSRLRDSVIKKEFSDFKDFYYYLKYDKNRETELFNVVDLLTIHETYFFRETLQLEAFSDEVISEIMARNKSHKSIRIWSAGCSTGEEAYTLSMLILEKPELRDWRCEIFGTDISPPVLHCARKGIYTQNSFRGMPDQFLEKYFTKEDKGYQIKAPVKEKVVFFHINLIEPEKMFFLNEMDVIFCRNVIIYFNLDVKKKVIGTFHEKLKQNGFLFLGHSESLSYITADFELRHFKKDMVYQKQSGSRS is encoded by the coding sequence ATGTTTACGCCGCTGGAATTACATGAATCGGATCAGAAAATTATTTTTTCTGATGACACCTTTAGACTTTTTCAGGACCTGATGCGTCAAAAAGCGGGGATCATCCTGGATGATAAGGGCAAGGAATTTGTCCGGTCAAGATTAAGAGATTCTGTTATCAAAAAAGAGTTTTCTGATTTTAAGGATTTTTATTATTATTTAAAATATGACAAAAATAGGGAAACCGAGCTTTTCAACGTGGTCGATTTATTAACGATCCATGAAACGTACTTTTTCAGGGAGACGCTTCAACTGGAAGCTTTTTCTGATGAGGTTATTTCGGAAATCATGGCTCGGAATAAATCCCATAAATCGATACGGATTTGGTCTGCCGGGTGTTCAACGGGAGAAGAAGCGTATACCCTCTCCATGCTGATTTTGGAAAAACCGGAGCTTAGAGACTGGCGTTGTGAAATCTTTGGAACGGATATTTCTCCTCCCGTTCTACACTGTGCCCGGAAGGGGATTTATACTCAGAACTCCTTTAGAGGAATGCCGGATCAATTTCTTGAGAAATATTTCACTAAAGAAGATAAGGGATACCAAATAAAGGCCCCGGTTAAAGAAAAAGTCGTCTTTTTCCATATTAATTTAATTGAACCGGAAAAAATGTTTTTTTTAAATGAAATGGACGTCATTTTTTGCCGCAACGTCATTATCTATTTCAACCTTGACGTGAAAAAAAAAGTAATAGGAACCTTTCATGAGAAACTAAAGCAGAATGGGTTTTTATTTTTAGGCCACTCTGAATCTTTAAGTTATATCACGGCGGACTTTGAATTAAGACATTTTAAAAAGGATATGGTTTATCAAAAACAGTCAGGGAGCCGGTCTTGA
- a CDS encoding chemotaxis response regulator protein-glutamate methylesterase, translating into MKPGKIRVLIIDDSPFVRQSIARMISETSHIEVAGTVPGGVEAMKFLEKEKPDLITLDLEMPGMNGFTFLNWLMKNCPLPVLVISSQNESQNVFKALELGALEFISKPSQRATLEFLNLKEELVKKIEIISKIPKSKIQRQATIYSGAPYDIKADVKQDLSRRGLTKGTRPRDRRVTIVVIGASTGGPAALQLIVSSLPDDLQIPIVIVQHMPPNFTNSFAKRLDSLSKLRVKEAEEGDRLTGGQIYVAPGGVHLIAKRSGDGMMFYLSAKEEKDRYTPSIDKTMVSIADLYGDGTLGMILTGMGNDGTEGVKRIKEKGGMTLAESEETAVVYGMPRVPAQLGMIDQIVPITEMASQMIRLCKA; encoded by the coding sequence TTGAAGCCGGGTAAAATAAGGGTGCTCATTATTGATGATTCTCCCTTCGTGCGTCAGTCGATCGCCCGGATGATTTCGGAGACCTCTCATATTGAAGTAGCAGGAACGGTTCCAGGCGGAGTGGAGGCGATGAAATTTCTTGAAAAAGAGAAGCCCGACTTGATTACCCTGGACCTTGAAATGCCCGGCATGAACGGCTTCACTTTTCTGAACTGGTTGATGAAAAACTGTCCGTTGCCGGTCCTGGTGATCAGTTCCCAGAATGAAAGCCAAAATGTATTTAAGGCGCTCGAATTGGGAGCGCTGGAATTTATTTCCAAACCCAGCCAGAGAGCGACTCTTGAATTTTTGAATCTTAAGGAAGAGCTGGTTAAAAAAATAGAAATCATCAGCAAGATTCCGAAAAGCAAAATTCAAAGGCAAGCCACTATTTATTCGGGTGCTCCGTATGACATAAAGGCTGACGTTAAGCAAGATCTTTCCCGCAGGGGGTTGACAAAGGGCACGCGCCCGCGTGATCGACGTGTCACTATCGTGGTCATTGGAGCTTCTACAGGAGGACCGGCCGCGCTTCAGTTAATCGTTTCTTCACTGCCGGACGACCTTCAGATCCCCATCGTGATCGTACAACACATGCCGCCTAATTTCACGAACTCCTTCGCTAAACGGCTTGATTCTTTGAGCAAATTAAGGGTGAAAGAAGCGGAGGAGGGTGATCGGCTGACAGGGGGGCAGATCTACGTTGCGCCCGGGGGAGTGCATTTAATCGCGAAAAGGTCCGGTGATGGAATGATGTTTTACCTCTCCGCGAAAGAAGAAAAAGACCGGTACACGCCATCGATCGATAAGACCATGGTTTCGATTGCCGATCTCTATGGCGATGGGACGCTGGGGATGATATTGACCGGAATGGGAAATGACGGAACCGAAGGAGTAAAAAGAATTAAAGAAAAAGGAGGAATGACCCTGGCTGAATCGGAAGAGACCGCCGTTGTTTACGGGATGCCCAGGGTGCCCGCTCAATTAGGAATGATTGATCAGATCGTTCCCATTACCGAAATGGCAAGCCAGATGATCAGGCTTTGTAAAGCATAA
- a CDS encoding GAF domain-containing protein, whose product MTNEKLRFRVVQLEEECKNLKKNIDNGGDAVKMEQMIHQLEKEKQDLLNKYKDVEAENKDFASRYVEVEEENNNLANLYVASYQLHSTLDYQEVLRIVLEVLLNLVGAARCAILLMEEGTSDMFVVASEGLHDIDFKKVRLGEGVIGKVGKTGESHFVNDLTKVPSDPLFPIVCIPLKIKEHILGVISVFSLLEQKKEKLTRIDYELFSMLAGHAATAIFSSRLYSQSERKLSTIHGFINLLSGRTK is encoded by the coding sequence ATGACCAATGAAAAACTTCGATTCCGGGTGGTTCAACTCGAGGAGGAATGCAAGAATCTCAAAAAAAATATCGACAATGGCGGCGATGCCGTAAAAATGGAGCAAATGATTCACCAGCTTGAAAAGGAAAAGCAAGACCTGTTGAATAAATATAAGGATGTTGAAGCGGAAAACAAGGATTTCGCAAGCCGTTATGTGGAGGTCGAAGAGGAAAATAATAACCTGGCGAATCTGTACGTGGCCAGTTACCAGCTTCATTCCACGCTGGATTATCAAGAGGTTTTGAGAATTGTGCTTGAGGTGTTGTTAAACCTGGTGGGAGCCGCGCGCTGCGCGATTTTGTTGATGGAGGAAGGGACATCGGATATGTTCGTCGTCGCTTCGGAAGGGCTCCACGATATTGACTTTAAAAAGGTTAGATTGGGGGAAGGGGTGATTGGAAAAGTGGGCAAAACGGGTGAATCCCATTTTGTCAATGATTTAACAAAAGTCCCTTCGGATCCTCTGTTCCCCATCGTGTGCATCCCTTTGAAAATCAAGGAGCATATTCTGGGGGTCATTTCTGTTTTTTCACTCCTGGAACAGAAAAAAGAAAAATTGACAAGAATTGATTATGAACTGTTTTCGATGCTGGCAGGACATGCGGCCACGGCAATTTTCAGTTCAAGGCTCTATTCGCAATCGGAAAGAAAACTCTCAACGATCCATGGATTTATCAATCTGCTGAGTGGTCGGACAAAATAA
- a CDS encoding response regulator, which produces MSLYSFLVVEDSPTMRQLVTFSLKRIRDVKIVEATDGVDALKKMSEEKFNLIIADINMPLMDGLKLLSIIRKDPNFMSIPVIIVTTEGAEVDKEKGLKLGANAYLTKPIQTNALLNKVKELLHIEV; this is translated from the coding sequence ATGAGCTTATATTCGTTTTTGGTTGTCGAGGATTCTCCGACCATGAGACAGCTGGTGACTTTTAGTCTAAAAAGAATCCGTGACGTGAAAATTGTCGAAGCAACGGACGGCGTCGATGCGCTGAAAAAAATGTCAGAAGAAAAATTCAATTTGATCATTGCTGATATTAATATGCCATTGATGGACGGCTTGAAGCTTCTCAGTATTATCCGTAAAGATCCTAATTTTATGTCAATTCCGGTCATTATTGTCACAACGGAAGGGGCTGAGGTGGACAAGGAAAAAGGTTTGAAATTAGGGGCCAATGCTTATTTAACAAAGCCGATTCAAACCAACGCGTTATTGAATAAAGTTAAGGAGCTTCTTCATATTGAAGTATGA
- the purQ gene encoding phosphoribosylformylglycinamidine synthase subunit PurQ, with translation MKFGILVFPGSNCDQDCDYVIRTVLGEETRLIWHKETSVDGTDALIIPGGFSYGDYLRTGAIARFSPIMKAVERFAKAGGLVLGICNGFQILAESRLLPGILMRNQSLKYICRNISVRVEESNTPFTALYRKGEILTIPIAHAEGNYTCDPETLRELEKNNQVIFRYSDDVNPNGSLDRIAGICNLNRNVLGMMPHPDRSAETLLGSEDGKRVFLSMIEYLKHNGLVKSRHSRESGNLGNT, from the coding sequence ATGAAGTTTGGAATTCTCGTCTTTCCGGGTTCGAATTGCGACCAGGACTGCGATTATGTGATTCGCACCGTTTTAGGGGAAGAAACGAGGCTGATTTGGCATAAAGAAACTTCCGTTGACGGGACCGATGCGCTGATTATCCCGGGCGGCTTTTCCTATGGCGATTATTTACGAACGGGGGCGATTGCGAGGTTTTCTCCGATCATGAAGGCCGTTGAAAGATTTGCCAAAGCCGGAGGGTTGGTTCTGGGAATTTGCAACGGGTTCCAGATCCTTGCCGAGTCCAGGCTTCTTCCGGGTATTTTAATGAGAAATCAATCCTTAAAATATATTTGTCGAAATATTTCGGTTCGGGTCGAAGAGTCGAATACCCCCTTTACGGCCTTATATCGGAAAGGGGAAATCCTGACGATACCCATAGCTCACGCAGAGGGAAATTACACCTGCGATCCGGAGACTTTAAGAGAACTGGAAAAGAACAATCAGGTGATCTTCCGATATTCCGATGACGTGAACCCCAACGGATCGTTGGACAGGATCGCCGGAATCTGCAATTTAAATCGAAATGTGCTGGGCATGATGCCTCACCCCGACCGATCCGCGGAAACGCTTCTGGGGAGTGAAGACGGCAAACGGGTTTTTTTGTCCATGATTGAATATTTAAAACATAATGGCCTCGTAAAAAGTCGTCATTCCCGCGAAAGCGGGAATCTAGGGAATACATAA